DNA from Egicoccus sp. AB-alg2:
ACTCATCGAGGCCACCGTGCTGGCCGGAGCGGCCGGATGAACCGATCCTGACCGAGCGGGGGCGCCCGACGGGTCGCCTCGCCTCGGCGGCTTCAGCCGCGGCGGTCGACGGCGAGCTCTCCCAACTCCGACCAGTCGTCCTGGTCGACCCCGACGCTGACGATCCGCGGCGTCTCGACGAGGTGGGGCGGAAGGTTTTCCTGCGCCGCCTTGAAGTGGTCCGACTGGACGTGCGCGGCTCCGGCGTCCCCATCCCGGAAGGCCTCGACCAGGACGTACTCGTTCGGGTCGTCGATGCTACGCGACCAGTCGAACCACAGGCACCCGGGTTCCGCCCGGGTGGCCTCGGTGAACTCGCGAGCGATCTCCGGCCACGCGTCGGCGTCCTCGGGCTTCACTCGGAACTTCGCGGTGATGAAGATCATGGTCGGGCTCCCGCCGCTGGTGGAACGTCGTCGGTGTCGGACGCGGCAGCGTAGGAACGGCACGGTGGCTCCCTCCCGCCAGTGCCTCGGCCGTCCGAACGCGCCGCGGCGAGCCGGCCGACGCCGCGAGGCGGCGTCCCACCGGTCACGCGATCATGGGCCCGTCGTCTTCGGTGACCGCCTCCTGCACCAGGACGTCGGCGAGGACGCCGTAGTGGTCCGACACGACCCGGTGGTCGAGGCCGGTCAGGACCACTCGGGCGTCGACCACCTCGAGGTCCTCGCCCACCAGCACGTGGTCGACCCGGCGGCCCAACAACCACGGCTGCCGGGCGAAC
Protein-coding regions in this window:
- a CDS encoding putative quinol monooxygenase — its product is MIFITAKFRVKPEDADAWPEIAREFTEATRAEPGCLWFDWSRSIDDPNEYVLVEAFRDGDAGAAHVQSDHFKAAQENLPPHLVETPRIVSVGVDQDDWSELGELAVDRRG